The following is a genomic window from Dermatophilaceae bacterium Soc4.6.
GCCTCGCGCAGCATCCGCACCTGGGCCCGCTGGGTGTTGCCCCGCACGATCGAGTCGTCGACGACGACCAGCCGCTTGCCCCGGATGGTGTGCTCGAGCGGGTTGAGCTTGAGCCGGATGCCGAGCTGGCGCAGGGTCTGCGACGGCTGGATGAAGGTGCGGCCCACATAGGCGTTCTTGACGAAGCCCTGGCCGAAGGGGATGCCCGACTCCTGCGAGTAGCCCACCGCCGCCGGCACGCCCGACTCCGGCACCCCGATGACGAGGTCGGCGTCGACCGGGTGCTCACGGGCCAGCTGGCGACCCATGTCGACCCGCGCCTCGTGCACGACCTTGCCGCTGATGACCGCATCGGGGCGAGCGAGGTAGACGTACTCGAAGACGCAGCCCTTGGGCTGGGCCGGCGCGAAGCGGTGCGTCCGCAACCCGTTCTCGTCGATGACGACCAGCTCGCCCGGCTCGATCTCGCGCACCACGCTGGCGCCGATGGTCTGCAGCGCGGCGGTCTCGGAGGCGACGACCCAGCCCCGCTCGAGCCGGCCGAGGGCCAGGGGTCGGACGCCGTAGGGGTCGCGGGCGGCATACAGGGTGTGCTCGTCCATGAAGACGAAGCAGAAGGCGCCCTTGAGCAGGGGCAGCACCTCGAGGGCGGAGGCCTCGAGCGTGCGGTCCTGGTCTGCGGCGAGCAGCGCCGTCACGAGCGCGGTGTCGCTGGTGTTGCCCCGGGCGAGCTCGCCACGGCGGGCGGCGTCGGCCCCGACCCGCTCGTGCACGAGATCGCGCAGCTCGACGGTGTTGATCAGGTTGCCGTTGTGGGCCAGGGCGACCGTGCTCTGGCCGCCGCCACCGAGCGTCGGCTGGGCATTTTCCCAGGTCGAGCCCCCGGTGGTGGAGTAACGGGTGTGCCCGATCGCGAGGTGACCGCGCAGCGAGCTCAGCGCCGTCTCGTCGAAGACCTGGCTGACCAGCCCCATGTCCTTGTAGACCAGGATCTTGTCGCCGTCACCGGTGGCGATGCCCGCCGACTCCTGGCCGCGGTGCTGCAGCGCGTAGAGACCGAAGTAGGTGAGCTTGGCGACGTCTTCGCCGGGCGCCCAGACCCCGAACACCCCACAGGCGTCCTGGGGGCCCTTGTCCGCTCGGTCGAGAAGGTTGAGGTCGTGGGAAAGTCTGCCGTCGCCGCGTGCCACGGCTCCAGTGTCACACAGTGCTGATCAGTGGCGGCGATCGACCAGCACCGCGACCAGCCCGGCGACCAGCGCGCCGAGGAAGGCGAACATGATCCCGAGGTAGCCGATCTCGGAGCTCGCGCTGTAGGCCTGGGCGCGGTCGCTGAGCATGGAGACGACGAAGCCCACGAAGAACCCGATGAGCGCGCCGGAGCCGATCCAGCGCTTGAAGTCAGGGGTGCGGCGGCGGGCTCGGGCCCGGGTGGCGGTCGACATGCTCCCAGTTTAGGCGACTGCGTCAGGGGTGTCGCGAGCGCTTCGAGCGCAGTGGGTGCCGAGTACGTCACATGTCCGTGAGCGGCAGGAAGGCGCCGAGGTCGGCGCGGCGGCCCGACGCCTGCACGACGCCGGCGTCGAGCGCCTCCGCCCAGGTGAGAGCGCCGTCGACGAGCCGCAGCCAGGTGCGCGCGTCGGTCTCGAAGGTGTTGCCCGGTGTGCCACGGGTGTGGCGCGGGCCCTCGATGCACTGCACGGCGCCGTAGGGGGGCACGCGCAGCTCGACCGAGCGGCCGGGGTGGCGCGCGGCGAACTCCTCGAGCGCGTAGCGCACCGCGGTGCCGAGCACGGTGCGATCCACCAGCCGGGGGTCCGACCCGGAGGCTCGGGTGGCCGCGAGCGCGGCACGACCCTCGGCGGGGTCGACACGACGGCGGGCGGGCACCCTCGCCATGCTGCCACTGCGGTGGTGGTGGTCGGTGCCACGGGTGTGTCGGCGGGGATCACCACCCACCCGCAACACCCCTGACCAGGAGTTCCGTCGAGACGCACCGCCCGCACCGCCGTCGGCCCGCACCGCCGTCGGCCCGCACCGCCGTCGGCGCCGCCGACCGACCGCCTCACCGGCGACACCGTCATCACGGCCACCGCGACCCAGGATCTGCCGAGCTGCCACCTCGACCTGGTGCTGACGGAGACCTCCGTCGTCGTCAACGGCACGCCGGCGCGATTCCGCCAGGTGCCGCGCGAGCTCGTGGTCACGCCCGCGGCCCCGCTGAGCAAGGGCGCTGCGATCACCGTGGAGGTGCGCTACGCCGAGACCCCCTCGACGGTCAGCGACGGCCGGGTCAGCCCCTGGCTGAGCACCCCCGACGGGGCTCAAGGCGCTGAGCAACGGGCAGCTCCCCTCCCGTCGGGCCTCCGGCGGACGGGTCACCTGGGCCTGGCGCGAGAGCCACCCCATGACGTCCTACCTCGCTGGGCCGACTTCGTGCGGGTTCCCGAGGTCATCGACCGGGCGAGCCAGTGGGGCCCCTACCCCGTCGAGGGCGTCGGCAGCATCGCGGCCGACGTCGACTTCGGCTTCGCGCTCGGGAGGCAGACGCGCCCGGTCTACACCCTGGGTGTTCTGGCGCAGCTCGTCCAACGTCTAGGTCCTGGTCCCCGAGCTGGCGCACCAGTGGTACGGCGACTCGGTCAGCGTC
Proteins encoded in this region:
- the purF gene encoding amidophosphoribosyltransferase, coding for MARGDGRLSHDLNLLDRADKGPQDACGVFGVWAPGEDVAKLTYFGLYALQHRGQESAGIATGDGDKILVYKDMGLVSQVFDETALSSLRGHLAIGHTRYSTTGGSTWENAQPTLGGGGQSTVALAHNGNLINTVELRDLVHERVGADAARRGELARGNTSDTALVTALLAADQDRTLEASALEVLPLLKGAFCFVFMDEHTLYAARDPYGVRPLALGRLERGWVVASETAALQTIGASVVREIEPGELVVIDENGLRTHRFAPAQPKGCVFEYVYLARPDAVISGKVVHEARVDMGRQLAREHPVDADLVIGVPESGVPAAVGYSQESGIPFGQGFVKNAYVGRTFIQPSQTLRQLGIRLKLNPLEHTIRGKRLVVVDDSIVRGNTQRAQVRMLREAGAAEIHVRISSPPITWPCFYGIDFATRAELIATGLGVEEICAAIGADSLGFISEEGMTAATQQPSDQLCTACFTGTYPIALPEDGRIGKHVLETLPISVRTGHDTDLHLGDAEGVSLGVAGGAENALLHP
- a CDS encoding sterol carrier family protein — its product is MARVPARRRVDPAEGRAALAATRASGSDPRLVDRTVLGTAVRYALEEFAARHPGRSVELRVPPYGAVQCIEGPRHTRGTPGNTFETDARTWLRLVDGALTWAEALDAGVVQASGRRADLGAFLPLTDM